Below is a window of Mucilaginibacter sp. PAMC 26640 DNA.
ATATACCTGCCGAAGGTTTGGGCATCAGGTTGGAAAATGATATATTAATAACTAAAGAAGGTAATATCGACCTAATGGCGGATATACCCATAGAAGCAGAACATATTGAAGAGATAATGAATTAGCTCTTTAACAGATTTCCCCTCTCCTCAGGGTGCGGTGGGGGCTTGATAATCTGCTATAAACTTGTATAGGTTAAACCCGTCCTCTTTAAAAGCTTCAGCAATATCCTGCTGAAGCTTTTTTTTATTTATCCCAACCATTCGGTTTTGTTGGATGAGGCTGTAAGCCTTTTGCGCCAGCAAAAGTTCTTTGCGATCGTTGCTTCTTTTTTGCGGCAGTAATATCAGGTCTGCCACTTTATCTATTCCTTCGTTTTGTGAAGCTATGGTTCTCAGTATGGGTATTTGCTCCCCTGGTTTCTGGTGAATAATCTTTTTTAGATTGTTGATGAAAAGGTCGGCACCTTCACGGTCGGCTTTGTTGATGATGAAGGCATCGGCAATTTCCATCAGTCCCGCTTTGATATTCTGGATCTCGTCGCCGGCTTCGGGCACCAGTACAACGAATGTAGTATTGGCAAGCCCGGCTATTTCAACTTCAGATTGGCCCACGCCTACCGTTTCAACAATAACATGGTCGAAACCGGATGCACGCAGCACATCTGTCATTTCAATAGTTTTAGCAGACAAACCGCCCAGTGAACCCCGTGTAGCCAGCGACCGGATAAACACGTTGGGATTATTGAAGTGTGCCGCCATCCGGATCCTGTCGCCAAGCAATGAACCAAAATTAAATGGCGAGGTTGGGTCTATAGCCAGTATGGCTATCTTTTTATCTTTCGCCAATAGTTTAGCTATTATAGCATTTACCAGTGTGCTTTTGCCGGCTCCGGGCGGGCCGGTAATGCCGGTTACCGGTATATTACTATAAGGAAGCGATTTTAAAATTTCTACGGCTCCTTGCAGGTTATTCTCAACAATAGTGAGTTTCCGCGCAACCGAGCGGAAATCTATCTCTCCATTGTTAATATGTTGCATTGCGTTTTCCATTTGCCGGTAGCCCATAAAGTAACAAAAATAGAAGTTAATTAAACAACTGGCAGATGAGTATATTTGCCGCAAACACTATTTGCTGAATGAAAGTATCCGGTTTTACGTTTATCCGCAACGCAGTTAAAAACGATTATCCTGTTGTGCAGGCCATTATTTCCATACTGCCCTTATGCGATGAATTTATTGTGGCGCTGGGAGATAGTGACGACGGTACTGCCGATCTGATCAAAAGTATCGGCTCTGCCAAAATACGCATCGTAGAAACCGTTTGGGATAGCAGCGAGCGCAATGGCGGAAAGGTTTTTGCCGACCAAACCGACATCGCCTTTAAAGCTATAGCGCCAGATAGCGACTGGGCCTTCTATATCCAGGGCGATGAATGTGTGCATGAGCAATATTTGCCGCTGATCAAAAAGGAGATGGCGGATAATTTAACGAATGCCAATATCGAAGGGCTGTTATTTAAATACCTGCATTTTTATGGCTCTTTTGATTATTACGGGCAATCGCGCAGGTGGTACAGAAGGGAGATCAGGATTGTGCGGAACAATACGGCGGTACACGCGTACAGGGACGCGCAAGGTTTTAGGTGGGATGGCCGCAAGCTTAACGTTAAACTGATAGACGCCTATATTTACCATTACGGATGGGCAAAACCCCCGGCCGGACTAAATAATAAGATACGCAACTTTAACAAGTTTTATCATAATGATGAATGGCTGGCACAAAATGTCCCTGATACCTACCAGTTTGATTATAGCAATGCCGACCGGTTGCTGCCATTTACCGGCACACACCCGGCAGTAATGCAAAAGCGGATAGATGCCACCCGCTGGAATATTGATCTTGCGGACAAGCAATTAGATAAGAGTATGACCTTTAGGCGGAGGGCGCTGCAGTTTATTGAAGACCTTACCGGCTGGCGAATCGGAGAGTATAGGAACTACAAAATAGTGAAATAACCGCGATTGGGGAGTCTGAATTGGACAGGCTGTTTCACTTTGTGAATGCGAATCGGGTGAAACAGTATTGTTTCTGATTATTAGATAGTTGCATTTTTTTGTGAATCACTTTGGAGCAGCCTTATTGTTGAGTGTAACAGCGTAAATGACTATTAGTCAGCAAAATAAGGAAATACGGGTTAGGTTAGTAAAACACCATGAAACAACTTCGTGAAACACTTTTGAAACAACAAACAGGTTAATGAAACATATATTGATCAGTCGTACGGATGCCATTGGCGATGTGGTTTTGACGCTGCCTATGGCCGGTTATTTACGTCTCCTATATCCTGCTGCCAAGATCTTGTTCCTGGGCAGAACTTATACCGGGCCGGTGATTAGGTGCTGCACCAGTGTTGACGAGTTTATAGATTATAACGACCTGTTAAAACTGGATGAAAAACAACAAATTGCTTTTTTAAAGCACAAGCACATCGACACCATTATTCATGTGTTGCCCAATAAGCATATCGCGGCTTTAGGCAAACGGGCCGGCATCAAGACCAGGATAGGTACCCGAAACCGTGTTTTTCATTGGTTTTCATGCAATGTTCTGGTAAAACTGAGCCGTAAAAAATCTGACCTGCACGAAGCGCAGTTAAACCTAGTATTATTAAAGCCACTTGGGCTGGAGTCGGTTCAAACCATTCCGGCCATTGTAAATCATAACGAATTTAAGCCGACCATCGCAATACCAGCCAGGTTAAATGAATTACTGGTAAAAGATCGGTTCAACCTTATCCTTCATCCAAAATCTCACGGTAGTGGGGTGGAGTGGGGACTGGACAAATTCAAACAACTGGCAGAGGCATTAGCTGCCTCCGGTGTTAGGATCTTCATTACGGGGTCCGACAAAGAGCAGGCCTTATTGGCAGACTGGGTAAAAACCCTCCCCGCAAATGTAACTGATGTAACCGGGCAATTGACACTGGATGAACTGATCGCTTTTATTGCGGCATCCGATGGTTTGGTGGCATCCGGTACCGGTCCGCTGCATTTGGCTGGGGCTTTGGGTGTGCATACTTTAGGTTTATTCCCGTCATCGCGCCCCATCCATCCCGGCAGGTGGGCTCCAATTGGGAAAAAAGCCGAATATTTGGAAAGTGACGGCGGTGATTTGCGAAGTATAACGGTGGATATGGTAGCTAATAAAATTAACACCTGGCGCAGTGGATGTCGGCCATAAACGAGTGTTAATATACATCAGCTAAATTGTATAATTTTGTAAATTAATAATTTAAATGAAGACCTACTTTCGTCTGC
It encodes the following:
- a CDS encoding transporter, producing the protein MQHINNGEIDFRSVARKLTIVENNLQGAVEILKSLPYSNIPVTGITGPPGAGKSTLVNAIIAKLLAKDKKIAILAIDPTSPFNFGSLLGDRIRMAAHFNNPNVFIRSLATRGSLGGLSAKTIEMTDVLRASGFDHVIVETVGVGQSEVEIAGLANTTFVVLVPEAGDEIQNIKAGLMEIADAFIINKADREGADLFINNLKKIIHQKPGEQIPILRTIASQNEGIDKVADLILLPQKRSNDRKELLLAQKAYSLIQQNRMVGINKKKLQQDIAEAFKEDGFNLYKFIADYQAPTAP
- a CDS encoding glycosyl transferase, coding for MKVSGFTFIRNAVKNDYPVVQAIISILPLCDEFIVALGDSDDGTADLIKSIGSAKIRIVETVWDSSERNGGKVFADQTDIAFKAIAPDSDWAFYIQGDECVHEQYLPLIKKEMADNLTNANIEGLLFKYLHFYGSFDYYGQSRRWYRREIRIVRNNTAVHAYRDAQGFRWDGRKLNVKLIDAYIYHYGWAKPPAGLNNKIRNFNKFYHNDEWLAQNVPDTYQFDYSNADRLLPFTGTHPAVMQKRIDATRWNIDLADKQLDKSMTFRRRALQFIEDLTGWRIGEYRNYKIVK
- a CDS encoding glycosyl transferase family 9; this encodes MKHILISRTDAIGDVVLTLPMAGYLRLLYPAAKILFLGRTYTGPVIRCCTSVDEFIDYNDLLKLDEKQQIAFLKHKHIDTIIHVLPNKHIAALGKRAGIKTRIGTRNRVFHWFSCNVLVKLSRKKSDLHEAQLNLVLLKPLGLESVQTIPAIVNHNEFKPTIAIPARLNELLVKDRFNLILHPKSHGSGVEWGLDKFKQLAEALAASGVRIFITGSDKEQALLADWVKTLPANVTDVTGQLTLDELIAFIAASDGLVASGTGPLHLAGALGVHTLGLFPSSRPIHPGRWAPIGKKAEYLESDGGDLRSITVDMVANKINTWRSGCRP